The following proteins come from a genomic window of Paenibacillus spongiae:
- a CDS encoding ABC transporter permease, with the protein MRVNRGNGNRTLMNAKRHWELYLLVLLPVLYLIVFKYVPMVGVQIAFKDFNVIKGIWGSPWVGFKHFENFFHSPNFWLLIKNTIGISLYSLIAGFPVPILLALALNEVRTGFFKRSVQMITYAPHFISTVVMVSIIVLILTPHVGIVDRLFTFLGLPTTNFLGVPEYFKSIYVWSGVWQELGYASIIYIAALAGVDPSLYEAARMDGASRLKKIIHIDLPALVPITIIMLILSLGSVMGVGFEKIYLMQNPLNASSSEVISTYVYKVGLVGANFSFSAAVGLFNSMINLVLLLSVNFIARRVSQTSLW; encoded by the coding sequence ATGCGGGTGAACCGAGGCAACGGCAATCGTACCCTCATGAACGCAAAACGGCACTGGGAACTGTATCTCCTGGTTCTGCTCCCGGTCCTTTATTTGATTGTTTTCAAATACGTTCCGATGGTAGGCGTCCAAATCGCATTCAAAGACTTTAACGTCATTAAAGGGATCTGGGGCAGCCCCTGGGTCGGATTCAAGCATTTCGAGAACTTCTTTCATTCGCCGAATTTCTGGCTGCTCATCAAGAACACGATCGGCATCAGCCTGTACTCCCTGATCGCGGGCTTCCCCGTCCCGATTCTGCTCGCCCTGGCTCTCAACGAAGTGCGGACAGGCTTCTTCAAACGGTCGGTTCAAATGATCACGTACGCGCCCCACTTTATTTCAACCGTCGTCATGGTATCGATCATCGTTCTGATCCTGACGCCGCACGTCGGCATCGTGGACCGGCTGTTCACGTTTCTCGGCTTGCCGACGACCAACTTTCTCGGGGTGCCGGAATATTTCAAATCCATCTACGTCTGGTCCGGCGTCTGGCAGGAGCTCGGTTACGCCTCCATCATCTACATCGCCGCGCTGGCCGGCGTCGATCCTTCGCTCTACGAAGCGGCTCGCATGGACGGCGCGTCGCGGTTGAAGAAGATCATCCATATCGACCTTCCGGCGCTTGTTCCGATCACCATCATCATGCTCATCCTCAGCCTGGGCAGCGTGATGGGCGTCGGCTTCGAGAAAATCTATCTCATGCAAAATCCGCTCAACGCCAGCTCGTCGGAGGTCATCTCGACGTACGTGTACAAGGTCGGCTTGGTCGGCGCGAACTTCAGCTTCTCCGCCGCCGTCGGTTTGTTCAACTCGATGATTAACCTCGTGCTGCTGCTGAGCGTCAACTTCATCGCCCGCAGAGTTTCGCAGACGAGTCTATGGTAG
- a CDS encoding carbohydrate ABC transporter permease codes for MFSKNKIKEPLGDRMLLIVIYIALTAVMLVVLYPLLYIFSSSLSSPSAIVSGKVWLFPVDFSIKAYASIFRSTQLMMGYYNTIIYTVVGTLINVVFTVLLAFPLAQRTFPARKIIMIFMMITLFFDGGLIPTYLLVKNLHMLDTRWALWLPGALSIFQVIVARTFFQTSIPEELAEAARMDGCRDSRFLVSIVLPLSKPILAVMTLMYAVGHWNAYFDALIYLRSENLFPLQYVLRNVLLLNAADPEMLANTAQKLRDQGFEQALKYALIVVACIPVLIMYPFVQKHFVKGVMIGSLKG; via the coding sequence ATGTTTAGCAAAAACAAAATCAAAGAGCCGCTCGGCGACCGCATGCTGCTCATCGTGATCTACATCGCGCTCACGGCCGTAATGCTGGTTGTCCTGTACCCGCTGCTCTACATTTTCAGTTCGTCGCTCAGCTCGCCCAGCGCCATCGTATCGGGCAAAGTATGGCTGTTCCCGGTCGATTTCTCGATCAAGGCGTATGCATCGATCTTCCGCAGCACGCAGCTGATGATGGGCTACTACAACACGATCATTTATACCGTGGTCGGAACGCTCATCAATGTGGTATTCACGGTACTGCTGGCGTTTCCGCTCGCGCAGCGGACGTTCCCGGCCCGCAAGATCATCATGATCTTCATGATGATCACCCTGTTCTTCGACGGCGGACTCATTCCGACTTACCTGCTGGTCAAGAATCTGCATATGCTCGATACCCGGTGGGCGCTCTGGCTTCCCGGCGCGCTATCGATCTTCCAGGTCATCGTGGCCCGGACGTTCTTCCAAACCTCGATTCCGGAGGAGCTCGCGGAAGCGGCCCGCATGGACGGCTGCCGGGATTCGCGCTTCCTGGTGAGCATCGTGCTGCCGTTATCGAAGCCGATTCTCGCCGTCATGACGCTCATGTACGCGGTCGGCCATTGGAACGCCTACTTCGATGCGCTGATCTATCTGCGGTCGGAGAACCTGTTCCCCCTGCAGTACGTGCTCCGCAACGTGCTTCTGCTGAATGCGGCCGATCCGGAAATGCTGGCCAATACGGCGCAGAAGCTTCGCGACCAAGGCTTCGAGCAAGCGCTCAAATACGCGCTCATCGTCGTCGCTTGTATTCCGGTACTGATCATGTATCCGTTCGTGCAGAAGCACTTCGTCAAGGGCGTTATGATCGGTTCGCTGAAAGGCTGA
- a CDS encoding ABC transporter substrate-binding protein — protein sequence MKKSLWLTLVIALVASMVLSACGNNGNQAAGNGTDKETTGGGQSSEPVKVTFFAPQGKAPLEDNYYTKLVEEKFNVKIKWDLAPSDALKDRRQLLLASGDYPEVFLEGKFTNTDLLTYGKQGVFIPLNDLIDKHAPNIKAMMEKKPYFKDAITAPDGNIYALPRLNECYHCTFSQKFWINKEWLDKLGLKVPTTTDELYTVLKAFKEKDPNGNGKADEIPLTGAPNKSVWNGNIDAFLMNAFVYNDNDKYLMLKDGKVEFAANKPEWKEGLAYMAKLYKEGLIDQASFTQNDQAVGQLGNREGDEIVGSITTALVSYLVDTYDKEKTRHRHWVIVPPLKGPSGVQLAGATQGISEFAMAITNKASEEQQIAAIKIADYAFGEEGAVLSEFGIEGSGWKKAGAEDKNIDGQPAKYTYYNLPERDPNAIVNESWSLMGPKDLSKEFRDLFAAGQDPLAAEGYDTRLAQATNEYAPYSPKEIYPTGVFIRPEDTDAASQLTTSIKDYVMTNMAQFIIGNKDIEKDWDAYVKGFDGLNLTKYVEVYQNAIQKQ from the coding sequence TTGAAAAAGTCATTATGGCTTACGCTCGTCATCGCATTGGTCGCGAGCATGGTGCTTTCCGCATGCGGAAACAACGGCAACCAGGCGGCCGGCAATGGAACCGATAAAGAGACAACGGGCGGCGGGCAGTCGTCCGAGCCGGTTAAAGTGACGTTCTTCGCGCCGCAAGGCAAGGCGCCTTTGGAGGACAACTACTATACGAAGCTGGTCGAAGAGAAATTCAACGTCAAGATCAAGTGGGACCTCGCCCCGTCGGACGCGCTGAAGGACCGCCGGCAGCTGCTTCTGGCCAGCGGCGACTATCCTGAAGTGTTCCTGGAGGGCAAATTCACGAACACGGACCTGCTCACCTACGGCAAGCAAGGCGTCTTTATTCCGCTTAACGATTTGATTGACAAGCACGCCCCGAACATTAAGGCGATGATGGAGAAAAAGCCGTATTTCAAAGACGCCATTACCGCGCCGGACGGCAACATTTACGCGCTTCCGCGCTTGAACGAGTGCTATCATTGCACCTTCTCGCAGAAATTCTGGATCAACAAGGAATGGCTGGACAAGCTCGGCCTGAAGGTTCCGACGACGACGGACGAGCTGTACACCGTATTGAAGGCGTTCAAAGAGAAGGATCCGAACGGGAACGGCAAAGCCGACGAAATTCCGCTCACGGGCGCGCCGAATAAATCCGTCTGGAACGGCAACATCGACGCGTTCCTGATGAACGCCTTTGTTTATAACGACAACGACAAGTATCTGATGCTGAAGGACGGCAAAGTGGAATTCGCGGCCAACAAGCCGGAGTGGAAAGAAGGCCTCGCCTACATGGCCAAGCTGTACAAGGAAGGCTTGATCGACCAGGCGTCGTTCACCCAGAACGATCAGGCGGTCGGACAGCTCGGCAACCGCGAAGGCGACGAAATCGTAGGCTCCATCACGACGGCCCTGGTCAGCTACCTGGTCGACACGTACGATAAGGAGAAAACCCGGCACCGCCATTGGGTGATCGTGCCCCCGCTCAAAGGGCCTAGCGGCGTTCAGCTCGCGGGCGCGACGCAAGGGATCAGCGAATTCGCGATGGCGATCACGAACAAAGCGTCCGAGGAACAACAAATCGCCGCGATCAAAATCGCCGACTATGCGTTCGGCGAGGAAGGCGCGGTGCTCAGCGAATTCGGCATCGAGGGAAGTGGTTGGAAGAAGGCGGGCGCGGAAGACAAGAACATCGACGGCCAGCCTGCGAAGTACACCTACTATAACCTTCCGGAGCGGGATCCGAATGCGATCGTGAACGAAAGCTGGTCGCTGATGGGGCCGAAGGACTTGTCCAAGGAGTTCCGTGATCTGTTCGCGGCCGGACAGGATCCGCTCGCCGCGGAAGGCTACGATACGCGCCTGGCGCAGGCGACGAACGAGTACGCGCCGTACAGTCCGAAAGAAATTTACCCGACGGGCGTGTTCATCCGTCCGGAAGATACCGACGCGGCTTCCCAGTTGACGACGTCGATCAAGGATTACGTCATGACGAACATGGCCCAATTCATCATCGGCAACAAGGACATCGAGAAAGATTGGGACGCATACGTAAAAGGTTTCGACGGCTTGAATCTGACGAAGTACGTCGAGGTTTACCAGAACGCGATTCAAAAACAATAA
- a CDS encoding glycoside hydrolase family 3 N-terminal domain-containing protein, with protein sequence MTYRDPSLPAAERAEHLLALMTTEEKIGQLIQPFGWKTYRKENGAIALEEGFRRQVENGGVGSLYGVLRADPWTEVTLANGLSPEEGARAINEIQRYAIERSRLGIPILFGEECSHGHMAIGATVFPVPLLVGSTWNAELFGRMSRAIAAETRSQGGAATYSPVLDVVRDPRWGRTEECFGEDPFLIGEFAVAAVEGLQGESIDGENAVIATLKHFAAYGSSEGGRNAGPVHMGLRELHENDLLPFRKAVQAGAVSVMTAYNEIDGVPCTSSDYLLRRLLREEWGFDGFVITDCGAINMLAYGHDVAKDGEEAAVMSLRAGVDMEMSGEMFAKYLPAALAAGAIAEAELDEAVRRILTVKFRLGLFERPYVDPQRAAEIIGCEEHVELAREVASEGIVLLKNEGATLPLSKETRTVAVIGPNANHMYNQLGDYTSPQHREQVVTLLNGIRGKLGGEASADRVLYAPGCRIKGDSREGFGLALEYAEQADVVVLALGGSSARDFGEGTIDLRTGASVVSGHSWSDMECGEGIDRTDLHLLGVQLELAQEIHKLGKTMVVVYINGRPIVEPWIDEHAHAIVEAWYPGQEGGGALADILFGDMNPSGRLTVSVPKHVGQLPVYYNGKRSRGKRYLETDSKPQYPFGFGLSYTSFEYGGLTVSPDRIAPDGEAVVSVDVTNTGAVAGAEVVQLYVSDRVSSVTRPEKELKGFRKIALEPGERRTVTFTIGAEQLQLIDRELRPVVEEGEFRILVGRHSEDTAWVPLFVGNEV encoded by the coding sequence ATGACTTACCGCGACCCGTCGCTGCCCGCGGCGGAACGGGCCGAGCATCTGCTCGCGTTGATGACGACCGAAGAGAAAATCGGCCAATTGATCCAGCCGTTCGGTTGGAAGACGTACCGCAAGGAGAACGGCGCCATTGCGCTGGAAGAAGGATTCCGGCGGCAGGTGGAGAACGGGGGCGTCGGCTCCCTTTACGGCGTGCTGCGCGCCGACCCGTGGACGGAGGTCACGCTTGCGAACGGCCTGTCCCCCGAAGAAGGGGCGCGGGCGATCAACGAGATCCAGCGCTACGCCATTGAACGTTCGCGGCTCGGCATCCCGATCCTGTTCGGCGAGGAATGCTCGCACGGGCATATGGCAATCGGCGCGACCGTGTTTCCGGTTCCGCTGCTCGTCGGAAGCACGTGGAACGCGGAGCTGTTCGGGCGGATGTCCCGCGCGATCGCCGCGGAGACCCGCAGCCAGGGGGGAGCGGCGACCTATTCGCCGGTGCTCGACGTCGTCCGCGATCCCCGCTGGGGACGGACGGAGGAGTGCTTCGGCGAAGATCCGTTCCTGATCGGCGAATTCGCGGTCGCCGCCGTGGAAGGGCTGCAGGGGGAAAGCATCGACGGGGAGAATGCCGTCATTGCGACGCTGAAGCACTTCGCCGCTTACGGCAGCTCCGAAGGGGGGCGGAACGCGGGTCCCGTCCATATGGGGCTCCGCGAGCTGCACGAGAACGACCTGCTTCCGTTCCGCAAGGCGGTTCAGGCCGGCGCCGTGTCCGTCATGACGGCCTACAACGAAATCGATGGCGTTCCCTGCACGTCGAGCGACTACTTGCTGCGGCGGCTGCTCCGCGAGGAATGGGGCTTCGACGGGTTCGTGATCACGGACTGCGGCGCCATCAATATGCTCGCTTACGGCCACGACGTGGCGAAGGACGGCGAAGAAGCGGCCGTCATGTCGCTCCGGGCGGGCGTCGATATGGAGATGTCGGGCGAGATGTTCGCCAAATATTTGCCGGCCGCGCTGGCCGCCGGCGCTATCGCGGAAGCGGAGCTGGACGAGGCTGTCCGGCGCATTCTGACCGTCAAGTTCAGGCTCGGCCTGTTCGAGCGGCCTTACGTCGATCCGCAGCGGGCGGCGGAAATTATCGGCTGCGAGGAGCATGTCGAGCTCGCCCGGGAAGTTGCGAGCGAAGGGATCGTGCTGCTGAAGAACGAGGGGGCCACCCTGCCTCTGAGCAAAGAAACGCGGACAGTCGCCGTCATCGGACCGAACGCGAACCACATGTACAACCAGCTCGGCGACTACACGTCCCCGCAGCATCGCGAGCAGGTCGTCACGCTCCTGAATGGCATCCGCGGCAAGTTGGGCGGGGAGGCTTCCGCGGACCGGGTGCTGTACGCGCCGGGCTGCCGGATCAAAGGAGATTCCCGGGAAGGATTCGGGCTTGCGCTTGAATACGCCGAGCAAGCGGACGTCGTCGTGCTGGCGCTCGGCGGGTCGAGCGCGCGCGACTTCGGCGAGGGGACGATCGATCTGCGCACGGGCGCTTCCGTCGTCAGCGGGCATTCGTGGAGCGACATGGAATGCGGCGAAGGAATCGACCGCACGGACCTTCATCTGCTCGGCGTCCAATTGGAGCTGGCGCAGGAAATTCATAAGCTGGGCAAGACGATGGTCGTCGTGTACATCAACGGTCGTCCGATCGTGGAGCCGTGGATCGACGAGCACGCCCATGCGATCGTGGAAGCCTGGTACCCGGGGCAGGAAGGCGGCGGGGCGCTGGCGGACATTCTGTTCGGCGATATGAATCCTTCCGGACGACTGACCGTCTCGGTGCCGAAGCATGTCGGCCAGCTCCCGGTTTATTATAACGGCAAGCGAAGCCGCGGGAAGCGGTACTTGGAGACCGACAGCAAGCCGCAGTATCCGTTCGGCTTCGGATTAAGCTATACGTCGTTCGAATACGGCGGGCTGACCGTATCTCCGGATCGGATCGCGCCGGACGGGGAAGCCGTCGTCTCGGTCGACGTCACCAATACGGGCGCCGTTGCCGGCGCGGAAGTGGTACAGCTTTACGTATCCGACCGGGTCAGCTCCGTTACCCGGCCGGAGAAGGAGCTGAAGGGATTCCGCAAGATCGCGCTCGAGCCGGGCGAGAGGCGCACGGTCACGTTCACGATCGGAGCGGAGCAGCTGCAGCTGATCGACCGCGAACTGCGGCCGGTCGTCGAAGAAGGCGAGTTCCGCATCCTGGTGGGACGCCATTCCGAGGACACCGCCTGGGTGCCTCTATTTGTCGGGAACGAGGTGTGA
- a CDS encoding alpha-mannosidase, giving the protein MVRIIRFIKHLSHKQWLSELPIGDFAMRKARYVLPGEYQYETARGERAPSEAGETIQLDARHGVTYFLTKRIDIPREWAGSGVGLITEGGGEGLLRVNGASYHGIDNNHSFVPLDPLRTGFEPLLEIELYDPIPEPVDPLNNQSTIQPPIRNLRIRLVRVNGPLQSLLYSVAAVHEAMLPLPEHDVRRSRMSAVLLETMDEVERNPETRLNDEEWLGSLETKLADRVKAFMPADPRANGLMHMVGQSHIDVAWLWPVRETVRKVSRTFSTTLTLMEEYPDFVYSQSQPLLYAFAKEHDPDLYAKIKVRVAEGRWELVGGMWVEPDLNIPSGESLVRQILYGQRFYREEFGMTSRIEWLPDTFGYCASLPQLLKLAGVDYFMTTKLNWNDTNRFPYDLFRWVGIDGTSVVSYLNHGLNEHTKPRDIREHWESFRQKDKLDEQMLLYGHGDGGGGVTREMIEFIRRSPLMPDLPAGRFSTAAAFFAEAGKVADTLPQWRGDLYLELHRGTYTTHARNKRSNRKAEVLYREAEVWERLASGTDGRNASGRQGREALLAGWKLMLLNQFHDIIPGTAIPETYETSASEYEQVFRLGETSLGQSLQALAARIATGGTRAPGEGTPYLVFNSLGWERDETVAIEWDEELAGAEAYDDRGERLPCDIRRDERGRGRHLMMVTVPSIPAFGYTTIWIMPAAESVPAPAVRIIPPDASFEWETKRYRLEFNPEGEIVRWLDKAAGRELLPAGAKANELQLFHDKPLSWDAWDIDPRFAEQRAGSIRPVKKEIVASGKTADVLRFQWRLNDSLISQDIVLHHDQARVDFNTRVQWNESHKLLKVAFPVDIVSDKATYEIPFGALERPAHSNTSWEQAQYEVCGHRWADVSEGGYGISLLNDCKYGYDIKDGVMRLSLLRAPKWPDHTADQGEHAFTYAVYPHEGGWREAHVVRRAAELNHPATVIRVDEAAAAGDARGELLPPVRSLLRLDSRHVVLDTVKAPESGEAGTILRFYESSGGRESVCFRLPEGTAKAYAVNLLEDELEPLDVNDGFIRLDFRPFEIKSVKCL; this is encoded by the coding sequence ATGGTTCGAATCATTCGCTTCATCAAACATTTATCGCATAAACAATGGCTCTCCGAGCTGCCGATCGGCGACTTTGCGATGCGCAAGGCGCGGTACGTGCTCCCCGGCGAGTACCAATACGAGACGGCTCGGGGAGAACGGGCGCCGAGCGAGGCGGGAGAGACGATTCAGCTGGACGCCAGGCACGGCGTCACTTATTTCCTGACCAAGCGGATCGACATTCCGCGGGAATGGGCGGGGTCCGGCGTCGGGTTGATCACGGAAGGCGGAGGCGAGGGGCTGCTGCGGGTGAACGGGGCGTCCTATCACGGCATCGACAATAACCATTCGTTCGTGCCGCTCGACCCGCTCAGGACCGGATTCGAGCCGCTGCTCGAGATCGAGCTCTACGACCCGATTCCCGAGCCGGTCGATCCCCTGAATAACCAGTCGACGATCCAACCGCCTATACGGAACCTGCGGATCAGGCTCGTCCGCGTCAACGGGCCGCTCCAGAGCTTGCTCTACAGCGTGGCGGCCGTGCACGAAGCGATGCTGCCGCTGCCCGAACACGACGTCAGGCGGTCCCGGATGAGCGCCGTCCTGCTCGAAACGATGGACGAGGTGGAGCGGAATCCGGAGACCCGGCTGAACGACGAGGAGTGGCTCGGTTCGCTGGAGACGAAGCTGGCTGACAGGGTCAAAGCGTTCATGCCGGCTGACCCTCGCGCGAACGGCTTGATGCACATGGTCGGCCAGTCGCATATCGACGTGGCGTGGCTGTGGCCCGTGCGGGAGACCGTCCGCAAGGTGAGCCGCACGTTCTCGACGACCCTAACCCTGATGGAGGAATACCCGGATTTCGTCTATTCCCAGAGCCAGCCGCTCTTATATGCCTTCGCGAAGGAACACGATCCGGACTTGTACGCGAAGATCAAAGTACGCGTCGCGGAAGGGCGCTGGGAGCTAGTCGGGGGCATGTGGGTGGAGCCGGACCTCAACATTCCGAGCGGCGAGTCCCTCGTGCGCCAAATCCTGTACGGGCAGCGCTTCTACCGCGAGGAGTTCGGAATGACTTCGCGGATCGAGTGGCTGCCGGATACGTTCGGCTACTGCGCTTCGCTTCCGCAGCTGCTCAAGCTGGCCGGCGTCGACTATTTCATGACGACGAAGCTGAACTGGAACGACACGAACCGTTTCCCGTACGATTTGTTCCGCTGGGTGGGGATCGACGGCACCTCCGTCGTTTCTTATCTTAACCACGGCCTGAACGAGCATACGAAGCCGCGCGACATCCGGGAGCATTGGGAGTCGTTCCGGCAGAAGGACAAGCTGGACGAGCAGATGCTGCTGTACGGGCATGGCGACGGAGGCGGAGGGGTAACCCGCGAGATGATCGAGTTCATCCGCCGGTCGCCGCTCATGCCGGATCTGCCGGCCGGCCGGTTCAGCACGGCTGCCGCGTTCTTCGCGGAAGCCGGGAAGGTCGCGGACACGCTGCCGCAGTGGCGCGGCGACTTGTATTTGGAGCTGCATCGGGGGACATACACCACGCACGCGCGCAATAAGCGCAGCAACCGGAAAGCGGAGGTCTTGTACCGGGAGGCCGAAGTATGGGAACGTCTGGCTTCCGGCACGGACGGACGCAACGCCTCTGGCCGCCAAGGCCGGGAGGCGCTCCTCGCAGGGTGGAAACTGATGCTGCTCAATCAGTTCCATGACATCATTCCGGGGACGGCGATTCCCGAGACGTACGAAACGTCCGCAAGCGAATATGAGCAAGTGTTTCGCCTTGGGGAGACGAGCCTGGGGCAGTCGCTTCAGGCGCTCGCCGCCCGGATCGCTACCGGCGGGACCCGCGCTCCCGGCGAAGGAACGCCTTACCTCGTATTCAACAGTCTCGGCTGGGAGCGGGACGAGACGGTTGCGATCGAATGGGACGAGGAGCTTGCCGGGGCGGAGGCTTACGATGACCGGGGAGAGCGCCTGCCATGCGATATCCGCCGCGATGAGAGGGGCCGGGGCCGGCATCTGATGATGGTTACGGTTCCGTCGATACCCGCTTTCGGCTACACGACGATATGGATCATGCCTGCCGCCGAATCGGTCCCTGCGCCCGCCGTTCGAATCATCCCGCCCGATGCATCCTTCGAGTGGGAGACCAAGCGTTACCGGCTGGAATTCAATCCGGAGGGAGAGATCGTGCGCTGGCTGGACAAGGCGGCCGGTCGCGAGCTGCTGCCGGCCGGGGCCAAGGCCAATGAACTGCAGCTTTTCCATGACAAGCCGCTTTCCTGGGACGCCTGGGACATCGATCCCCGGTTCGCCGAACAGCGGGCCGGCTCGATTCGGCCGGTGAAGAAAGAGATCGTCGCTTCCGGGAAGACCGCAGACGTGCTCCGGTTCCAATGGCGATTGAACGACTCTCTGATCAGCCAGGACATCGTTTTGCATCATGATCAGGCCCGCGTCGATTTCAACACCCGCGTGCAGTGGAACGAGTCGCATAAGCTGCTGAAGGTTGCCTTCCCCGTCGATATCGTATCCGATAAAGCGACCTACGAGATCCCGTTCGGCGCCCTGGAGCGGCCGGCCCATTCGAACACGAGTTGGGAGCAGGCGCAATACGAGGTGTGCGGCCACCGGTGGGCGGACGTCTCCGAAGGCGGCTACGGGATCAGCCTGCTGAACGATTGCAAATACGGCTACGATATCAAGGACGGCGTCATGCGCCTGTCGCTCTTGCGCGCGCCGAAATGGCCGGATCATACGGCTGATCAGGGCGAGCACGCTTTCACGTACGCGGTCTATCCGCACGAGGGGGGATGGCGCGAAGCGCACGTCGTCCGCCGCGCGGCCGAATTGAATCATCCCGCGACGGTCATCCGGGTCGATGAGGCGGCGGCCGCGGGAGACGCCCGCGGAGAGCTTCTGCCGCCCGTACGTTCCTTGCTGCGGCTGGATAGCCGCCACGTCGTTCTCGATACGGTCAAAGCGCCGGAGTCCGGCGAAGCCGGCACGATTCTCCGCTTCTACGAATCGTCCGGAGGCCGGGAATCGGTGTGCTTCCGCTTGCCGGAAGGCACCGCGAAGGCGTATGCGGTCAACCTGCTCGAGGACGAGCTGGAGCCGCTGGACGTGAACGACGGATTCATTCGCCTGGATTTCAGGCCTTTCGAGATCAAGTCCGTGAAATGCCTGTAA
- the hppD gene encoding 4-hydroxyphenylpyruvate dioxygenase gives MKKELHEPERDFFPIQDYDYVEYYVGNAKQTSYFLSRAFGFQVVAYAGLETGQRDKVSYVMEQRKTRFVVTGSLREDHPISDFVKKHGDGAKDIALRVEDVEKAYMEAVARGAIPIQEPQVLTDENGTLKKAIIGTYGDTVHTLVERKDYNGVFMPGYKPVNHAVPDEDAGLIGIDHVVGNVNEMEEWVAYYETVMGFTQMMHFDDKDISTEYSALMSKVMHNGGRIKFPLNEPATGKRKSQIEEYLDYYNGAGVQHVAILTNDIVATVKKLHDNGVQFLNTPDAYYDVLSERVGSIDEDIQRLRENKILVDRDEDGYLLQIFTKPIVDRPTLFFEIIQRKGSRGFGEGNFKALFESIEREQARRGNL, from the coding sequence ATGAAAAAAGAGCTTCATGAGCCGGAGCGCGATTTCTTCCCGATCCAAGATTATGACTATGTTGAATATTATGTTGGAAATGCAAAGCAGACGAGTTATTTCCTCAGCAGAGCTTTCGGATTTCAAGTTGTCGCTTATGCAGGGCTGGAAACCGGACAGCGGGATAAAGTTTCCTATGTGATGGAACAGAGGAAGACCCGATTCGTCGTTACCGGTTCTCTTCGAGAAGATCATCCGATCAGCGATTTTGTGAAGAAGCATGGCGATGGGGCGAAAGACATTGCGCTTCGTGTGGAGGATGTTGAAAAGGCCTACATGGAGGCGGTTGCGAGAGGGGCTATCCCAATCCAGGAGCCTCAGGTTTTAACCGATGAGAACGGCACGCTGAAGAAAGCGATTATCGGAACTTATGGCGATACGGTCCATACGCTTGTTGAACGAAAAGATTATAACGGCGTGTTTATGCCTGGCTACAAGCCGGTCAATCATGCGGTGCCTGATGAGGATGCGGGTCTGATCGGGATCGATCATGTTGTCGGGAACGTGAACGAGATGGAAGAGTGGGTCGCCTACTATGAGACCGTCATGGGCTTTACGCAAATGATGCACTTCGACGATAAGGACATCAGCACGGAGTACTCGGCGCTCATGTCGAAAGTGATGCATAACGGCGGCAGGATCAAGTTTCCTCTCAACGAGCCTGCAACCGGCAAACGCAAATCGCAGATTGAAGAGTACCTGGATTACTATAATGGCGCGGGCGTTCAGCATGTTGCGATTCTGACGAACGATATTGTGGCCACGGTAAAAAAACTTCATGACAATGGCGTGCAATTCCTGAATACCCCTGATGCCTACTATGACGTGCTTTCCGAGCGGGTAGGCTCCATTGATGAAGATATCCAGAGGCTTCGCGAGAATAAAATACTGGTAGACCGCGATGAAGATGGCTATTTGCTGCAAATTTTCACCAAGCCTATCGTTGACCGTCCTACCCTCTTCTTTGAAATCATTCAACGCAAAGGATCTCGAGGATTCGGCGAAGGCAACTTCAAAGCTTTGTTTGAATCGATCGAAAGAGAACAAGCTCGCAGAGGCAATCTTTAA